The nucleotide window CAGGGCTAAAGGAATTTCATAGCTGATGGATTGTGCCGCCGCCCGTAATCCTCCCAAGAGAGAATATTTATTATTGGAGGCATAACCCGACATCAACAAGCCAATGGGGGCGATACTGGATAAAGAAATCCAGAGAAAAATGCCTACATTGAGATCGGTGATAACTAAGTTTTGCCCAAAGGGAACGATCAAATAAGACACAAACACCGGTAAAACCACTAACACTGGCCCCAGGGTAAATAACCAAGGATCAGCCTTAGCGGGAACAACGTCTTCTTTAAAAACTAACTTCAATCCATCTGCTACAGGTTGTAAAACGCCCAACGGACCTGCATATTCGGGGCCGATCCGTTGCTGGGCAGCCGCAGAAATCTTTCGTTCTAACCAGACGACGACTAAGACTCCTACTGTCGCCCCAATAATCATCAAAATCATTGGCAAGGGCATCCAGATCACTTTAGCCACACCTGGGGGAAGTCCCAAGTCTTTTAAAGTGTCTATAAAACTCCCTTGTAGATCTATTCCTCCGTTCATAGTTGCCGATCTCAATTTCAGTTCTGAAGATTTTTCTACCACTTCATTGTTAGTATATCGTTGTCTGGCTCTTACGCCGGTCAGGAAATGAGAAAATTTGCTTATAATTTTGATAGTTTTTCAGGGGGAGGGACTGGGAGAAGTTTGAAAATGATTTGTAGCATAGATTGAGATAATTGCTCTAACCTGGATACGGGAATCCGTATTTCCCAATAGGTTTTGACTCCTTTACAATAAAGAGTAGGTGATTATTGAGAGTATGTTATCTAGGAGAGTTATGAGTTTCTTTGACTCTGAAGTGGTACAACAAGAAGCTAAACAGTTATTTGAAGATTATCAATCCCTAATGCAGTTGGGGAGTGAATACGGTAAATTTGACCGTGAAGGAAAAATTATTTTCATCGAGAAGATGGAAGATTTAATGGATCGCTATAAAATTTTTATGAAACGCTTTGAGCTATCTGAAGATTTTATGGCACAAATGACCATCCAACAGTTAAAAACTCAATTAGGTCAATTTGGGATGACTCCTCAACAAATGTTCGATCAAATGCGTCTGACTTTAGACCGAATGAAATTAGAAATAAAGTAACTGTCGATCACCTATGTCATCAGAACAACTAAAGCGACAGGCTAATGATATTCCCTCTTCTAACTCTTTATCACAACCGTTAAGGGAAAACCCCCCAAAGTTATCGGGGATAACTATTAGTTTATGGGTTTTATGGGCTGTATATGTTTATATTCTTTTACTTTCACCAACCGGCCAAATTATAGGGGGAGAACCGGTCTGGGATATTCAACCTCATACGATACAAGAAGCTTTTAATGAATCTGTTAATTTTTATTTTATTTTGCCAATTTTAAACGGTTTAGGCATTAATTATAGGATTGCTCCTTGGGTTCATCCAGTCTCCCAAGGTCTTTTTAATTTTGCTGAAGCTTGGATGTTGATGTTTTTACCGCTTCTGTTAGCTGACTCCCAAGGGAATAAGCTTCCTAAAGTTGGGTTTTGGGGTTTGGCTATGTTTTTAACTAATGTTTTTTTGATCCCCTATATGGCTTTACGGTCTGCTGCCCTTCCCGATGAAAAAGTTTTACCTTACAATAAAGGTTTAATCAGTAAAGTATTAGGCTTAATTGGGTTGTTTGTCGGTTGTGTTTCTTTGATTTGGGGATGTATTGCTTTTCCTGAGTCGGGAAATATCGCCGAAAGGGGTCACTATTTTTTAACTTTATTAATGAGCGATCGCTTAACGATTGCTTTTGGGGTAGACTTAGTTCTATTCTGGCTGTTTCAAGTTATCCTTTTAGGTGATGTTATTCCGGGTGATAGTAAACTTCGATGGCTTCGATTTATTCCTTTTGGAGGTTTGGCTATCTGGCTGCTTGAATAAAGATAACTATTTCCAGCCATATAAAAATTTTTGGGTAGTATATTGATAAATACTCTCTCCGTTATTAAATATTTTTAAACTAACCGTATCATAAACTATGGCTTGACATTGACATTCAGAAGAATATTTTTGGACTAAACTAACATATACTTGATATGTATAAGTTCCTGTAGTAGCTTTATATATCGCCGGTTCTCCCAAGTAAAGCCCAGTAGTAGAGAGGGGTAAAATTATCTTCTCGTTTGTATTTTTGCTTTGTTGAATATAGTGAGTTGCTATAAGTTCAAAATTTCCTTCATTGTCTGGATCATTTTTGTCGATGCAAATTGCAATATTAAAATTAGGTGTTGAAAAAGCTATTTCAGTTAACCAGTTTTGCTGTTGACAAAGAATTGATTGTCCTTCAAGATTAATTTCTGCTAGTGTAGGCAGAGAGAATAATGTTGTGTAGGTAATGGTTAATCCAGTAGATATGATTTTTTTCATTAATTACATTTAATTACATTAATTATTGACGGTTGAGTGTTTAGACTTTTTAAGAGATGAAATTATAGATAAAATTAATAAGATCCCTAATCCTCCTGCTGTTCCGACTAGAATCATTTGATCTAAATGCCGAATAGCGATGGCAATTAATGCCCAAATAAACACTCCTGCAAAAGCCACATCTTTCCGTTCCAAAGTCACTATAAGAGCAATAATCGTTCCTATCGTGAGCATAATAACTGTCCAAGCTACTCCATTGATTCCCCATCCATCCCAGTTAAAATAATCCAGAATAGAAGCCATATTAACAATAGTCGCTATACTAATCCAAGCTAAATAAATACTAATCGGAATATTAACTAACCATTTATTTTTTTTAGAAACGGGTTTTTTGGCAATATCTAACCGCAAATAAAGAGCAATTAATGACAGTAAAATAATGAGCATAAATAGCCCAGAAAGAGCAAAAAATTGATACTGAAACAGAAAAACCCAAATAATTTGTGCTAAACTACTAATAGTAATAAAATACCCCATTTGCTGAAGATGAGGCTCAGTTTTATTTCTGGGCAACACTTGAT belongs to Gloeothece citriformis PCC 7424 and includes:
- a CDS encoding tryptophan-rich sensory protein — protein: MKLDRDTLRQWINFIAIFSAFGMNIYSNLAPPEGLTVGELANTVFRNVLIIPANYAFAIWGVIYLGLISLAIYQVLPRNKTEPHLQQMGYFITISSLAQIIWVFLFQYQFFALSGLFMLIILLSLIALYLRLDIAKKPVSKKNKWLVNIPISIYLAWISIATIVNMASILDYFNWDGWGINGVAWTVIMLTIGTIIALIVTLERKDVAFAGVFIWALIAIAIRHLDQMILVGTAGGLGILLILSIISSLKKSKHSTVNN
- a CDS encoding DUF1825 family protein, giving the protein MSFFDSEVVQQEAKQLFEDYQSLMQLGSEYGKFDREGKIIFIEKMEDLMDRYKIFMKRFELSEDFMAQMTIQQLKTQLGQFGMTPQQMFDQMRLTLDRMKLEIK